From a single Mangifera indica cultivar Alphonso chromosome 19, CATAS_Mindica_2.1, whole genome shotgun sequence genomic region:
- the LOC123203076 gene encoding disease resistance-like protein DSC1, translated as MASSSLVLYDVFLSFRGEDTRDGFTSHLNSALCRRKIETFIDDELKRGDGISPSLFRAIEGSKISVVVLSKRYASSRWCLEELVKILDCKKMNGQIVIPVFYRVDPSDVRKQGGNFGDAFADHEVRYKDRPEMLQRWRNALTEVASLSGFDSNAIRPESKLIEKIIQDILKRLNDMSSTERKGLVGVEQSTRKIISLLSNGLNEVCTVGLWGMGGIGKTTIATAVFNEISREFEGSCFIHNVREESKKGGLCRLQKELLSTILEDESLNLGLTFSNERLRRKKVLIVFDDVTNLKQIKELIVDLDYLGFGSRIIITTRDKQVLRNCGLTDATIYEVKGLHSDESFQLFKQYAFRIDHPIGEDFKELSNRVISYTKGLPLALIVLGSFLLDREKHEWESALDKLRKCPHNDIQSVLKISYDGLDDEEKDLFLDIACFFKGWDENLVKEIFDANSISSQIGIRVLIDKALIIISNNIIRMHDLLQEMGREIVRQESVKRPGERSRLWHHNDVYYVLERNKGTDMIRGLRFNMSYIREIHLNPHAFSDMDNLRFLIAEGSDNNKVHGFEGLEFDFAELRCIYWDGYFCTSLPLKFYPENLVILNMRNNNLEQLWSGIKNLGNLNYIDLSYSEHLLKIPDLSQAPNLKSVILEGCTNLFEITPTVQNLNKLVKLNLRNCRSLISLPIGIQSDSLRDVILSGCSNLNTAPRISCNMERLCLDGTAITELSSSIECDSILVELNLRGCSSLESLPNNICKLKFLKYLYISGCLKLDRLPEDIGNLESLEVLEANGTAIRELPSSMVYLKNIRVLTFEGCKGLGFSGLLSSSLSGLQFLSSLNLNDCNITELPDNLGHLSSLRDLKLAGNNFSGVPTSIMNLFNLWHLDIKFCSRLQALPKLPCNMENLTAQGCKLLKALSGLSMQSQKYNCWMLSFINCFNLDWNAIRNILNDILFKMYEDRSLHSKFTKTSSNFIIHPEGYICFPGSEIPGLFDIQSSGSHIVLPQGLLNHKFLGFVFCAIVGIKGHTRYLSNYFQYHLYLKCRGVDRTVCKKNSSVIGLSSIKSDHVFMGYSCNLFGEFNGNMEAFFDFTCSLSVKKCGIRLFKDEPRSRENFELGKSTVMSKVLEQVVINNSVNSRNNNGGGVHTGGVAGGSILQQNHAGGDGVYRRGNTGTRKRVSASLIRNRRPAAVGGTGMMGKGGNGVGQGIGEVLPLIYPQPFTFYQRLVAPTGWMGSYGGFLGASSPPFSGFLSRCTLIVEEEAHSNKRLKSSNFCKGESSSRPPIIKTYRRKGKKGIFSPVVEKKITIVGDKHHKDKQGETLQDNSKEAQDKYNSTEADNTHPQQAASL; from the exons atggcttcttcttctctagTATTGTATGATGTTTTTCTTAGTTTCAGAGGTGAGGATACTCGTGACGGTTTTACGAGCCACCTGAATTCAGCTTTGTGTAGGAGAAAGATTGAAACTTTCATCGATGATGAACTTAAAAGAGGAGATGGGATTTCACCTTCTCTTTTCAGGGCAATTGAAGGTTCAAAAATTTCAGTTGTCGTTTTATCTAAACGGTATGCTTCTTCTAGATGGTGCCTCGAAGAACTTGTAAAGATCCTCGATTGCAAGAAAATGAACGGTCAGATTGTTATACCAGTTTTCTATCGTGTAGATCCATCAGATGTAAGGAAGCAAGGGGGGAATTTCGGAGATGCATTTGCTGATCATGAAGTACGATATAAGGACAGACCAGAGATGTTGCAGAGATGGAGAAATGCATTGACGGAAGTCGCCAGTCTGTCTGGCTTCGATTCAAATGCCATCAG GCCTGAATCGAAACTCATAGAGAAAATTATTCAAGATATTTTGAAGAGATTAAATGATATGTCTTCTACTGAAAGAAAGGGCTTGGTTGGAGTGGAGCAGAGCACCCGTAAGATTATATCTTTATTGTCTAATGGCTTGAATGAAGTGTGCACGGTAGGACTTTGGGGTATGGGTGGTATAGGCAAGACAACTATTGCCACTGCTGTATTCAATGAAATCTCAAGGGAGTTTGAAGGCTCTTGTTTTATTCATAATGTTAGGGAAGAATCAAAGAAGGGTGGGTTATGTCGCTTGCAAAAAGAACTTCTTTCTACAATACTAGAGGATGAAAGCCTCAATCTAGGACTCACTTTCTCAAATGAAAGGCTTAGACGTAAGAAGgttcttattgtttttgatgatgtcacaaatttgaaacaaataaaagagtTAATTGTAGATCTTGATTATTTAGGTTTTGGAAGTCGAATCATTATAACAACAAGGGATAAACAAGTGCTTAGAAATTGTGGATTGACTGATGCCACCATATATGAAGTCAAAGGATTGCATAGTGATGAatcttttcaactttttaaacAGTATGCCTTTAGAATAGACCATCCCATTGGTGAAGATTTCAAGGAGCTATCAAATAGAGTGATAAGTTATACAAAAGGTTTGCCATTAGCTTTGATAGTTTTAGGTTCCTTTCTACTTGATAGAGAAAAACATGAATGGGAAAGTGCACtagataaattaagaaaatgtcCACATAATGATATCCAGTCAGTGCTAAAGATAAGTTATGATGGATTAGATGATGAAGAGAAAGATTTATTTCTAgatattgcatgtttttttaaaGGATGGGACGAAAATCTTGTGAAAGAAATTTTTGATGCCAATAGTATCTCTTCACAAATTGGAATAAGGGTTCTCATTGATAAGGCTCTCATAATTATTTCAAACAACATCATAAGAATGCATGATTTGCTTCAAGAAATGGGTAGAGAAATTGTTCGACAAGAATCTGTCAAAAGACCTGGTGAACGTAGTCGATTGTGGCATCATAATGATGTCTATTATGTTCTAGAAAGAAACAAG GGAACTGATATGATACGGGGCCTAAGGTTTAATATGTCTTATATAAGAGAGATCCACTTAAATCCTCATGCTTTCTCAGATATGGATAATTTAAGGTTCCTGATAGCAGAGGGGTCGGACAATAATAAAGTGCATGGTTTTGAAGGCCTAGAATTTGATTTTGCAGAGCTAAGATGCATCTATTGGGATGGTTACTTTTGCACATCATTGCCATTGAAGTTCTATCCTGAGAATCTTGTCATACTTAACATGCGAAACAACAATCTTGAACAACTATGGTCTGGTATCAAG AATCTTGGAAATTTAAATTACATTGACCTGAGTTACTCTGAGCATCTACTTAAAATCCCAGACCTCTCACAGGCTCCAAACCTAAAGAGCGTGATTCTAGAAGGCTGTACAAATTTGTTTGAGATCACTCCAACTGTTCAGAATCTCAATAAACTTGTTAAGTTGAATTTGAGAAATTGTAGAAGCCTTATCAGTCTACCAATTGGCATTCAATCAGATTCTCTTAGAGATGTTATTCTCTCTGGTTGCTCAAATCTCAATACTGCTCCAAGGATCTCATGTAACATGGAGCGATTGTGTCTGGATGGAACAGCAATAACAGAATTATCTTCTTCCATTGAATGTGATTCCATCCTAGTTGAATTGAATCTTAGAGGATGTTCAAGCCTTGAGAGTCTCCCAAACAACATTTGTAAATTAAAGTTTCTTAAGTATCTTTATATATCTGGATGCTTGAAACTTGATAGATTGCCCGAAGACATAGGGAATTTAGAAAGTTTGGAAGTGCTAGAAGCTAATGGAACTGCTATAAGGGAGTTACCGTCATCCATGGTATATTTGAAAAACATTCGTGTTTTAACTTTTGAGGGTTGCAAGGGTCTAGGTTTTTCGGGCTTGCTATCTTCTAGTTTATCAGGTCTCCAATTTTTatcgagtttaaatttgaatgacTGCAATATCACTGAGTTACCTGATAACCTTGGCCACTTGTCCTCACTAAGAGATTTAAAATTAGCTGGAAACAATTTTAGTGGTGTACCAACAAGCATCATGAACCTTTTTAACTTGTGGCACCTTGACATAAAGTTTTGTAGTAGGCTTCAAGCATTACCAAAGCTCCCATGTAATATGGAAAATCTAACGGCACAGGGTTGCAAATTGCTGAAAGCATTATCAGGTTTGTCAATGCAAAGTCAGAAATATAACTGTTGGATGCTTAGCTTCATAAATTGCTTCAATCTGGATTGGAATGCAATCAGAAACATTTTGAATGATATTCTATTTAAAATGTATGAAGATAGAAGTTTACATTCAAAATTTACAAAG ACATCATCTAACTTTATTATCCATCCAGAAGGTTATATTTGTTTCCCTGGAAGTGAAATTCCGGGCTTGTTTGATATTCAAAGCAGTGGATCTCACATAGTGCTACCACAAGGTTTGTTGAATCATAAGTTTTTGGGGTTTGTGTTTTGCGCCATTGTAGGAATCAAAGGTCACACCAGGTACCTTAGTAATTATTTTCAGTATCACTTGTATTTGAAATGCCGAGGTGTTGATAGGACAGTTTGTAAGAAAAACAGTTCGGTTATTGGACTCAGCTCTATTAAGTCAGATCACGTATTCATGGGGTATAGCTGCAATCTTTTTGGTGAATTCAATGGCAATATGGAGGCCTTCTTTGATTTCACATGTTCTTTGTCTGTAAAGAAGTGTGGGATCCGTTTATTTAAGGATGAACCCCGCTCAAG GGAGAATTTTGAGTTGGGGAAAAGTACGGTGATGAGTAAAGTGTTAGAGCAAGTTGTGATCAATAACAGTGTAAATAGTCGTAATAATAATGGAGGCGGTGTTCACACTGGTGGTGTTGCTGGAGGGAGTATTCTGCAACAAAATCATGCTGGTGGTGATGGTGTTTACAGAAGAGGGAATACGGGAACAAGAAAGAGAGTATCAGCTAGTCTAATTAGAAATAGAAGACCTGCCGCAGTGGGTGGAACAGGCATGATGGGGAAAGGTGGAAATGGAGTTGGGCAAGGCATTGGTGAGGTCCTTCCTCTGATATATCCCCAGCCATTCACATTTTATCAGAGGTTGGTTGCACCTACGGGGTGGATGGGCAGTTATGGAGGCTTTCTTGGTGCTTCATCGCCTCCATTTTCAGGGTTTTTATCCAGATGTACTCTCATTGTTGAAGAGGAAGCACACTCTAATAAGAGGttgaaatcttcaaatttctgTAAAGGAGAATCCAGCTCAAG ACCCCCAATCATCAAGACTTATCGAAGAAAGGGCAAGAAGGGAATTTTCTCTCCAGTGGTTGAGAAAAAGATAACAATAGTTGGAGATAAGCATCATAAAGATAAACAGGGTGAAACACTTCAAGATAACTCAAAGGAGGCTCAAGATAAATATAACTCAACGGAGGCAGATAACACACATCCACAACAGGCTGCTTCGCTATAA